In Melopsittacus undulatus isolate bMelUnd1 chromosome 6, bMelUnd1.mat.Z, whole genome shotgun sequence, the following proteins share a genomic window:
- the CYSLTR1 gene encoding cysteinyl leukotriene receptor 1 gives MTVLFDNLSCHHSIDDFRNKVYSTLYSMISIIGFVGNGFVLYVLIRTYRQKTAFQVYMLNLAVSDFLCVATLPLRVIYYVHKGNWFFSDFLCRVSSYALYVNLYCSIFFMTAMSFFRCIAIVFPVQNINLVSERRAKFVCIGIWIFVTLTSTPFLRNGTYQHGNKTKCFEPPENSQKTNLVVILDFIALTVGFILPFIVITICYTMIIRTLMKNSLKKNRANHRKAVWMIIIVTLTFLVSFTPYHILRTVHLHVLRLKNTSCEDAIYLQKSVVVTLPLAAANCCFDPLLYFFSGGNFRKRLTTFRKASSSSLTQAFRKKFSMKEKDEEPFGDSHKENEKAAVAPSSDS, from the coding sequence ATGACAGTGCTGTTTGATAACTTGTCATGCCATCACTCCATTGATGACTTCCGAAACAAGGTCTATTCCACACTCTACTCCATGATCAGCATTATAGGCTTTGTTGGCAATGGGTTTGTGCTCTACGTCCTCATAAGGACATACCGGCAAAAGACAGCCTTTCAGGTGTACATGCTGAACCTTGCTGTGTCTGACTTCCTCTGCGTGGCCACCCTGCCCCTGCGTGTCATCTACTATGTTCACAAAGGAAACTGGTTCTTCAGTGACTTCCTATGCAGGGTCAGTTCGTATGCGCTGTATGTCAACCTGTACTGCAGCATCTTCTTCATGACTGCAATGAGCTTCTTCCGCTGCATAGCCATTGTTTTTCCAGTCCAGAACATCAATCTGGTATCGGAGAGGAGGGCAAAATTCGTCTGCATTGGCATCTGGATTTTTGTCACCCTGACAAGCACTCCCTTTCTGCGGAATGGGACATACCAACATGGCAACAAGACCAAATGCTTTGAACCCCCAGAAAACTCTCAGAAGACAAATTTAGTTGTGATCCTGGATTTTATTGCCCTTACTGTGGGTTTCATCCTTCCCTTTATTGTCATAACTATCTGCTACACCATGATCATAAGGACCTTAATGAAAAACTCCTTGAAGAAGAACCGGGCTAACCACAGAAAGGCAGTCTGGATGATCATCATAGTGACACTCACCTTCCTGGTGAGCTTCACCCCATACCATATTCTACGTACAGTCCACCTCCATGTGCTGAGGCTGAAGAACACCAGCTGCGAGGATGCCATATACCTACAGAAATCAGTGGTGGTAACACTCCCCTTGGCAGCTGCCAACTGCTGCTTTGACCCACTTCTCTATTTCTTCTCAGGGGGCAACTTCAGAAAGAGACTTACCACATTCAGGAAGGCTTCTTCTTCCAGCTTGACACAAGCcttcaggaagaagttctccaTGAAGGAGAAAGATGAGGAACCCTTTGGAGATAGCCATAAGGAGAATGAAAAGGCAGCTGTGGCCCCTTCATCAGACAGCTAA